In a genomic window of Flammeovirga agarivorans:
- the rsmI gene encoding 16S rRNA (cytidine(1402)-2'-O)-methyltransferase produces the protein MEEISLYIVPTPIGNLEDITARALRILNEVDTILAEDTRNTGKLLKHFDIKSNLQSHHAFNEHKTVEGLLQRLQKGEKIALVSDAGTPVISDPGYMLVRACGEADIKVETLPGPTAFVPALVNSGLPADRFTFEGFLPHKKGRQTKITELAEEQRTMVFYESPHRLVKFLEQLSSAWGEERKASVSRELSKLHEETKRGSLKELAEYYTEVPPKGEIVVVVEGKKVEKKPKGNKYKYKDEA, from the coding sequence ATGGAAGAAATATCATTATATATAGTCCCAACACCAATTGGGAATTTGGAAGATATCACTGCAAGAGCACTTCGCATTCTTAACGAAGTAGATACAATTTTAGCAGAAGATACCCGTAATACAGGAAAGTTATTGAAGCATTTTGATATCAAGAGTAACCTTCAAAGTCATCATGCTTTCAATGAACATAAAACTGTTGAGGGACTCCTCCAAAGATTACAAAAAGGTGAAAAAATCGCTTTAGTTTCTGACGCTGGAACTCCAGTTATTTCAGACCCTGGATATATGCTAGTAAGAGCATGTGGGGAAGCAGATATTAAAGTAGAAACATTGCCTGGACCAACAGCTTTTGTTCCTGCATTGGTTAACTCTGGACTTCCTGCTGACCGTTTTACTTTTGAAGGTTTTTTACCTCATAAAAAAGGTCGTCAAACTAAAATCACTGAATTAGCAGAAGAGCAAAGAACAATGGTATTTTACGAGTCGCCACATCGTCTTGTAAAATTTTTAGAGCAATTGTCTTCAGCTTGGGGTGAAGAACGTAAAGCTTCTGTATCAAGAGAGCTTTCCAAGCTTCATGAGGAAACAAAAAGAGGGTCTCTAAAAGAATTGGCCGAATACTACACTGAAGTTCCTCCAAAAGGAGAAATTGTTGTAGTCGTTGAAGGAAAGAAAGTTGAAAAGAAACCGAAAGGAAATAAATATAAATACAAAGACGAAGCATGA
- a CDS encoding condensin complex protein MksE has protein sequence MNIDHNSTRRVFELLSRGQFLSANAIKPELRKLYDEVDEYFTAFESVYTPLGFHLKKGNNYYYFSREGGKQTIEEKIERFYRYIDRLAFFATFAPGFGEGMRFYIKDIVHKCNVETDLNDQLQRIASDKNITTHDKVRDLVEEMRRQGYMDCEDDENEGFIVLSSYNYLKDIVDLIDIDPTSE, from the coding sequence ATGAATATAGATCATAATAGCACAAGACGTGTTTTTGAATTGTTGAGCCGAGGACAATTCCTTAGTGCAAATGCAATCAAACCGGAATTGAGAAAACTGTACGACGAAGTGGATGAGTATTTCACTGCTTTTGAAAGTGTATATACTCCTTTAGGTTTTCACCTAAAAAAAGGAAACAATTATTATTACTTCTCAAGAGAAGGAGGCAAGCAGACTATTGAAGAGAAAATAGAACGATTCTATCGATATATTGACAGATTAGCATTTTTTGCCACATTTGCTCCAGGTTTTGGAGAAGGCATGCGCTTCTATATTAAAGATATTGTTCATAAATGTAATGTTGAAACAGATTTAAATGATCAGTTACAGCGTATAGCATCTGATAAAAATATCACAACCCATGATAAAGTAAGAGACCTTGTTGAAGAAATGAGAAGACAAGGGTACATGGATTGTGAAGATGATGAGAATGAAGGATTCATAGTTCTTTCATCATATAACTACCTTAAAGATATAGTTGATTTAATAGACATTGATCCAACAAGCGAATGA
- a CDS encoding methylated-DNA--[protein]-cysteine S-methyltransferase: MSETTFRDYIETPLGLMLVEATPRGVSKIRFLNEDESIQQDRPNPHTMDAIEWLDNYFNGNSKLGFEFAIDLQGTPFQKQVWNELCKVQYGRVVSYLDISERIGNPKAIRAVGAANGQNPIALAIPCHRVIGSDGSLTGYAGGIGRKKWLLQHEGHTKYGQEQLSMF; this comes from the coding sequence ATGAGCGAAACAACTTTCAGAGATTATATTGAAACACCTCTAGGATTAATGCTTGTAGAAGCAACTCCAAGAGGTGTTTCAAAAATCCGTTTTCTTAACGAGGATGAATCTATTCAACAAGATCGTCCTAACCCACATACAATGGACGCCATTGAATGGTTGGATAATTATTTTAATGGGAATAGTAAATTAGGATTTGAATTTGCCATTGATTTACAAGGTACCCCATTCCAAAAGCAGGTATGGAATGAACTCTGTAAGGTACAGTATGGTAGAGTTGTATCCTATTTAGATATTTCTGAGAGAATTGGTAATCCTAAAGCTATAAGGGCTGTAGGTGCTGCCAATGGACAAAATCCAATTGCATTGGCTATTCCTTGCCATAGAGTCATCGGTAGTGATGGTTCATTAACCGGATATGCTGGTGGAATAGGAAGAAAAAAGTGGTTATTACAACATGAAGGTCACACTAAATATGGGCAAGAACAACTGAGTATGTTCTAA
- a CDS encoding outer membrane beta-barrel protein produces the protein MKKCLSKTILLLLFLTSTYTLKAQHKFVFGICAGLNTAINGKLTAHSNVGLQGGFEIGDHLNDNTLLTLSLKGSSLNTRDDDYNYWSFTSIMGKYRYILTKEKKVHPYLFIGAGAVNINRPRHHDNEAIDNIWNLGIQAGPGIDIGIFTTYIQYQYSGKAEMWGTMIPLHTLSFVFGVYL, from the coding sequence ATGAAAAAGTGCCTCTCCAAGACTATTTTACTTCTACTCTTTCTTACTTCAACCTATACATTAAAAGCACAGCATAAATTTGTTTTTGGGATTTGTGCAGGTTTGAATACTGCAATTAATGGAAAACTAACGGCTCATTCAAATGTAGGGTTACAAGGAGGTTTTGAGATTGGAGATCATCTGAATGATAACACATTATTGACATTATCCTTAAAAGGCTCTTCTCTTAATACTAGAGATGATGATTATAACTATTGGTCTTTTACTTCTATAATGGGAAAATACCGATATATCTTAACTAAAGAAAAGAAAGTACACCCTTATTTATTTATTGGAGCTGGAGCTGTAAATATAAATCGACCGCGACATCATGATAATGAAGCCATAGATAATATTTGGAATTTAGGTATTCAGGCAGGGCCAGGTATAGATATAGGGATTTTTACCACATATATTCAATATCAATATTCTGGTAAAGCCGAAATGTGGGGGACAATGATTCCCTTACATACACTATCCTTTGTTTTTGGGGTTTATTTATAA
- a CDS encoding AAA family ATPase codes for MADHKALHEKIHEVISEVGKVVVGQDYMVNRLLIGLFTNGHVLLEGVPGLAKTLTVNTLSNVLHLDFQRIQFTPDLLPSDVIGTMIYNQQQGKFEVKKGPVFSNLVLADEVNRSPAKVQAALLEAMQEKQVTIGDTTYKLDRPFLVLATQNPVEQEGTYPLPEAQVDRFMLKVYIQYPRKEDELEVMRRMSNQSFDDSVRSILSKDDIFAIRDAINEVKVSESLEQYIIDLIFATRFPKDYGLNEEAQYIQFGVSPRASINLHRAAKAIAFFDGRDYVLPEDIKEIAYDVLNHRITLNYEAEADNISTKEIIEAILNKVKITK; via the coding sequence ATGGCAGATCATAAGGCACTTCATGAGAAAATACATGAAGTAATTTCAGAAGTAGGAAAAGTAGTAGTTGGACAAGACTACATGGTCAATAGATTATTAATTGGACTATTTACAAACGGTCACGTTCTATTAGAAGGTGTTCCTGGTTTGGCAAAAACATTAACTGTAAATACACTTTCAAATGTTTTGCATTTGGATTTCCAACGTATTCAGTTTACGCCAGACTTACTTCCTTCTGATGTGATTGGTACAATGATCTATAACCAACAACAAGGAAAATTCGAAGTAAAGAAAGGACCCGTTTTCTCTAATTTGGTACTTGCCGATGAGGTGAACCGTTCTCCAGCAAAAGTTCAAGCAGCATTACTTGAGGCTATGCAAGAGAAACAAGTAACTATTGGGGATACTACTTACAAATTAGATAGACCGTTCTTAGTACTTGCTACTCAAAACCCTGTTGAACAAGAAGGAACGTACCCTCTTCCTGAAGCACAAGTTGACCGTTTCATGTTGAAGGTATACATCCAATATCCAAGAAAAGAGGATGAGTTGGAAGTAATGCGTAGAATGTCAAATCAATCATTTGATGATTCTGTACGTTCAATCTTATCGAAAGATGACATTTTTGCGATTAGAGATGCCATTAACGAAGTAAAAGTTAGTGAGTCTCTAGAACAATATATTATTGATTTAATCTTCGCTACTCGTTTCCCTAAGGATTACGGTTTAAATGAAGAAGCTCAATATATCCAATTTGGTGTTTCACCTCGTGCTTCTATCAATTTACACAGAGCTGCAAAAGCTATTGCATTCTTTGATGGTAGAGATTATGTTTTACCAGAGGATATTAAAGAAATTGCTTACGATGTTTTAAACCATCGTATCACTCTTAACTACGAGGCTGAGGCAGATAATATTTCTACAAAAGAAATAATTGAAGCTATCCTTAATAAAGTGAAGATCACTAAGTAG
- the lnt gene encoding apolipoprotein N-acyltransferase, with the protein MRKLLFDFITNNSEKKWYPWLLSILSGLCLGLAWHGALPLVFIGFVPLLEIERVISISDKKFKGWKIYGFAFLAFFVFNFVGYWWLWYASYWATFGAWGANAALMALPFLAFYHTKRVSKGKYLHIDFVCWYLTFEYIHMFWEFSWPWLNLGNVLSFYPKLAQWYEYTGAFGGSLWILLLNAYFFSFMVSGRKIVSIFFYLTIPICISLYIFYTYEEVGEEIEVVVVQPNIDCYSEKFQYNARTGEQNTTTYIPPAKQVDRMMQLTKEAITPNTKYVFWPETSISNNIDELHPERSGDIRKINQLMSKYPNTTLVSGADTYEIYGKEPLSETSRYSKNIGYYDVFNTAIRFENNDPLQFYHKSQLVIGVETIPFPNILKAIILNFGGSSGGLGRQEERAVFSNDTTAVGPIICYESVYGEYVTEYVKKGADFLTVITNDGWWNDTPGHTQHLAFSSLRAIETRKNIARSANTGISCFINQKGEILDPIAYGTMGAEAGKVRLNKVETIYTQYGDFIARVAAFLAVTMSLIGVVRKKALRI; encoded by the coding sequence ATGAGAAAACTACTGTTCGACTTCATAACTAACAACTCTGAAAAAAAATGGTACCCTTGGTTACTATCCATTTTGAGTGGTTTATGTCTGGGATTAGCTTGGCATGGAGCCCTTCCGTTGGTATTTATAGGATTTGTTCCTCTTCTTGAGATAGAAAGAGTAATATCAATTAGTGATAAAAAATTCAAGGGATGGAAAATCTATGGCTTTGCTTTCTTAGCCTTTTTCGTTTTCAACTTTGTAGGTTATTGGTGGCTTTGGTATGCATCTTATTGGGCTACTTTTGGCGCTTGGGGAGCAAATGCAGCTTTAATGGCACTTCCATTCTTAGCATTTTATCATACAAAACGAGTATCAAAAGGTAAATACCTGCATATAGACTTTGTTTGTTGGTACCTTACTTTTGAATATATACACATGTTTTGGGAGTTCTCATGGCCTTGGTTAAACTTAGGTAATGTATTGAGTTTCTATCCAAAACTTGCCCAATGGTATGAATATACAGGAGCGTTTGGTGGTTCTCTTTGGATTTTATTACTGAATGCTTATTTCTTCAGTTTTATGGTTAGTGGAAGAAAGATTGTATCAATATTCTTCTACTTAACTATTCCTATATGTATTTCTCTATATATTTTCTATACCTATGAAGAAGTTGGTGAAGAAATAGAAGTAGTGGTAGTACAACCAAATATTGATTGTTACTCAGAAAAATTCCAATACAACGCTCGTACTGGAGAACAAAATACAACTACTTACATTCCTCCTGCAAAGCAAGTGGATAGAATGATGCAACTTACTAAAGAAGCTATCACACCTAACACTAAATATGTATTCTGGCCAGAAACATCTATCAGTAATAATATTGATGAATTACACCCAGAACGTAGCGGAGATATTCGAAAGATTAATCAGTTGATGAGTAAGTATCCCAATACTACTCTCGTAAGTGGTGCAGATACCTATGAAATTTACGGTAAAGAACCATTGAGTGAAACGTCTCGATATTCTAAAAATATTGGATATTACGATGTCTTCAATACTGCAATACGTTTTGAAAATAATGATCCTCTACAGTTCTATCATAAATCTCAATTAGTGATTGGTGTGGAAACTATTCCTTTTCCAAATATTCTAAAAGCTATCATTCTCAATTTTGGAGGTAGTTCTGGAGGTTTAGGAAGACAAGAAGAAAGAGCTGTATTTAGTAATGATACGACCGCCGTAGGGCCTATTATCTGTTATGAATCTGTTTATGGAGAATATGTAACTGAGTATGTAAAGAAAGGTGCAGACTTTTTAACTGTCATCACTAATGATGGTTGGTGGAATGACACTCCGGGACATACTCAACATCTAGCTTTTTCATCATTAAGAGCTATAGAAACAAGAAAAAATATTGCTAGATCTGCCAATACAGGTATCTCATGTTTTATTAACCAAAAAGGTGAAATACTTGATCCAATTGCTTATGGAACTATGGGTGCTGAGGCAGGTAAAGTAAGACTCAATAAAGTTGAAACGATATATACTCAATACGGTGATTTTATCGCTAGAGTAGCTGCTTTTTTAGCTGTTACTATGTCTTTAATTGGTGTAGTTAGAAAAAAAGCATTACGAATTTAA